The Corallococcus soli genome has a window encoding:
- a CDS encoding response regulator transcription factor, producing MPTRVLLIDDDTRMFELLAEYLGQNGISVSHAPDGGRGLAALEANAFDAVLLDVMMPGMDGLEVCKRIRAKSRIPVLMLTAKGDETDRVVGLELGADDYLPKPFGPRELLARLRAVLRRAQPSSVADRLESSGVSIDVSGREVRVEGRAVDLTGLEFDLLLALVRRAGRVIPRDALLGEAGRGDTVVSERTVDVHISHLRQKLGDVGTRLIKTVRGVGYVFAKEGT from the coding sequence ATGCCCACCCGCGTCCTGCTCATTGATGACGACACCCGGATGTTCGAGCTGCTCGCGGAGTACCTCGGGCAGAACGGCATCAGCGTCAGCCACGCGCCCGACGGCGGGCGCGGGCTGGCGGCGCTGGAGGCGAACGCCTTCGACGCCGTGCTCCTGGACGTGATGATGCCGGGCATGGATGGGCTGGAGGTGTGCAAGCGCATCCGGGCCAAGAGCCGCATCCCCGTGCTGATGCTCACCGCCAAGGGCGACGAAACGGACCGGGTGGTGGGCCTGGAGCTGGGCGCGGACGACTACCTGCCCAAGCCCTTCGGCCCCCGGGAGCTGCTCGCCCGCCTGCGCGCGGTGCTGCGGCGTGCGCAGCCGTCGTCGGTGGCGGACCGGCTGGAGTCCAGCGGGGTGTCCATCGACGTGTCCGGGCGCGAGGTGCGGGTGGAGGGGCGCGCGGTGGATTTGACGGGCCTGGAGTTCGACCTGCTGCTCGCGCTGGTGCGCCGCGCGGGCCGGGTGATTCCCCGCGACGCGCTCCTGGGCGAGGCGGGGCGCGGCGACACGGTGGTGAGCGAGCGCACGGTGGACGTGCACATCTCCCACCTGCGCCAGAAGCTGGGCGACGTGGGCACGCGCCTCATCAAGACGGTGCGCGGCGTGGGCTACGTGTTCGCGAAAGAGGGCACCTGA